The Shewanella sp. NFH-SH190041 genome has a window encoding:
- the pseB gene encoding UDP-N-acetylglucosamine 4,6-dehydratase (inverting), giving the protein MLNGKTVLITGGTGSFGKKFVETILERYPNVKKIIIFSRDELKQFELKQKYPFNRYPQIRFFIGDVRDQQRMIQACQGVDVIIHAAAIKQVDTAEYNPSECIKTNVVGAENVINAALQCGVSDVVALSTDKACAPINLYGATKLVSDKLFTAANNIKGSRDIRFSVVRYGNVMGSRGSVIPFFLKKRHEGAGALPVTHEDMTRFNISLQDGVDMVMFALGHHLGGEIFVPKIPSYKILDIAKAIAPECDVEIVGIRPGEKLHEEMITDTDSLHTIDMGKYYAILPSVSFTYSEEDYIKHHNAEKVPFGFKYNSGTNTEWETVESLRDLMKKHVDHNFSV; this is encoded by the coding sequence ATGTTAAATGGCAAAACAGTTTTAATTACTGGCGGAACGGGATCTTTTGGGAAAAAATTTGTTGAAACAATTTTAGAAAGGTATCCAAATGTAAAGAAAATAATAATTTTTTCTCGAGATGAACTGAAACAGTTTGAGTTAAAGCAAAAATATCCGTTTAACCGTTATCCACAAATTCGTTTTTTTATTGGCGATGTGCGTGATCAACAAAGAATGATTCAGGCTTGCCAAGGGGTTGATGTCATCATTCATGCTGCAGCTATTAAGCAAGTTGATACTGCGGAATATAATCCTTCAGAGTGTATTAAAACTAATGTGGTCGGTGCTGAAAATGTAATTAATGCTGCATTGCAATGTGGTGTGAGTGATGTTGTAGCATTGTCGACAGATAAAGCCTGTGCGCCAATTAATCTATATGGTGCGACAAAATTAGTATCAGATAAGTTGTTCACTGCCGCTAATAATATTAAAGGCTCCCGAGACATTCGATTCAGTGTAGTGCGTTATGGAAACGTGATGGGCTCAAGAGGCTCCGTTATTCCTTTCTTTTTGAAAAAACGCCATGAAGGCGCTGGAGCATTACCTGTTACACATGAAGACATGACCCGATTTAATATCTCGTTGCAAGATGGTGTCGATATGGTGATGTTTGCCCTAGGACATCACTTAGGTGGGGAGATATTTGTTCCTAAAATCCCTTCATATAAAATTTTAGATATCGCCAAAGCGATTGCCCCTGAATGTGATGTTGAGATTGTTGGAATCCGTCCAGGTGAAAAGCTGCATGAAGAAATGATTACAGATACTGACTCATTGCATACCATTGATATGGGTAAATATTATGCAATATTGCCATCTGTTTCGTTTACCTACTCAGAAGAAGACTACATAAAGCATCACAACGCAGAAAAAGTACCATTTGGATTCAAATATAATTCTGGAACGAATACAGAATGGGAAACAGTAGAAAGCTTGAGAGACCTGATGAAAAAACATGTTGATCATAACTTCAGTGTGTGA
- the pseC gene encoding UDP-4-amino-4,6-dideoxy-N-acetyl-beta-L-altrosamine transaminase — protein sequence MIPYGKQSINQQDIDAVINVLTSDFLTQGPKVPEFESKLSSLCKAKFAFAVNSATSALHIACCALGLGKGDWLWTSPITFVASANCGLYCGASIDFVDVDEATYNMCPRKLEEKLIVAKQQGRLPKIVIPVHLCGQSCDMEAIFRLSQEYGFKIIEDASHAIGGFYKGEPIGNCAYSDMTVFSFHPVKIITTAEGGAVLTNNAALAEKLALLRSHGVTRNTDLMEGESHGAWYYEQVALGFNYRMTELQGALGASQISRLSEFVQKRHKLAERYNQRLADLPIVLPKQHTDTYSSFHLYIIRLKLNLLTKSRKQIFDELRDADIGVNVHYIPVHTQPYYQSLGFTVGDFPVAERFYSEAISLPLYADMTDTEQNEVISILTRVLA from the coding sequence ATGATCCCATATGGAAAACAAAGTATTAATCAGCAGGATATTGATGCAGTCATCAATGTATTAACCTCAGATTTTTTGACTCAGGGACCAAAAGTTCCGGAGTTTGAGTCGAAACTTTCAAGTCTATGTAAGGCGAAATTTGCTTTTGCTGTTAACAGTGCGACTTCGGCGCTGCATATTGCTTGTTGTGCATTAGGGTTAGGTAAGGGCGATTGGCTGTGGACGTCACCTATTACATTTGTCGCATCAGCTAATTGTGGGCTTTATTGTGGTGCAAGCATTGATTTTGTCGATGTAGACGAAGCTACATACAACATGTGCCCGCGTAAATTGGAAGAAAAGCTTATTGTTGCAAAACAACAAGGTCGATTACCTAAGATTGTTATTCCAGTACATCTTTGTGGTCAGTCGTGTGATATGGAAGCAATTTTCCGATTATCACAAGAATATGGATTCAAGATTATTGAAGATGCTTCACATGCTATTGGTGGGTTTTATAAAGGTGAACCAATTGGAAATTGTGCATATTCAGATATGACAGTGTTTAGTTTTCACCCAGTGAAAATAATCACTACTGCTGAAGGTGGCGCGGTTTTAACCAATAATGCGGCATTAGCTGAAAAGCTTGCATTGTTACGTAGTCATGGCGTTACCCGCAATACAGATTTGATGGAAGGTGAAAGCCATGGTGCTTGGTACTATGAACAGGTTGCGCTTGGTTTTAATTACCGAATGACAGAATTACAGGGTGCACTAGGTGCTAGCCAAATTAGTCGTTTATCTGAATTTGTACAGAAAAGGCATAAGTTGGCAGAGCGCTATAATCAACGATTAGCCGATCTACCAATCGTTCTACCAAAACAACATACAGATACGTATTCAAGCTTTCATTTATATATCATTCGTTTAAAACTTAACTTACTAACGAAATCTCGGAAGCAGATTTTTGATGAATTAAGAGATGCTGACATTGGTGTCAATGTTCACTATATTCCTGTCCACACTCAACCTTATTATCAGTCGCTAGGTTTTACTGTTGGGGATTTTCCTGTAGCAGAAAGATTCTATTCAGAAGCAATATCTCTACCTCTCTATGCTGATATGACAGATACAGAGCAAAATGAAGTTATCAGTATTTTAACTCGTGTATTAGCATAA
- a CDS encoding acetyl-CoA carboxylase biotin carboxylase subunit family protein, whose product MKYLMCVGAGIEQVPGIKLAQKKGYKVVAIDGDKNAVGLNIADVGIHLDIKDESNAIRIAHEYDVRGIIPTPIGRYLTTVGAINDALKLRGISRISAVACTDKVRQNRLLFQNNIRCAMQGCHVTKDDILQSIYRVGLPCILKPRYGAGSRAVKVISCENEIERLLQEHLDERGDDETLIESLMLGDEYGVDALIKDSVFELILVRGKRMTALPYRQELEYQCPANISELQYNNIFNTLSSAVKALALDNCLLHADILVEDNQCYVIELSGRPSGYFLSQKVVPYVTGINFLEQGINIVLDETINLKYSNTKYLAISFLDFVNHDSDQLLSNEILEKLPYIIESKVNFEFLRKGIKNGRDVYNIGYVLINGNSHEELTINIQKLKKFFNKG is encoded by the coding sequence ATGAAGTATTTAATGTGTGTTGGTGCAGGTATTGAGCAGGTGCCAGGTATTAAATTAGCACAAAAAAAAGGATATAAAGTTGTTGCCATTGATGGTGATAAAAATGCTGTTGGATTAAATATTGCTGATGTTGGTATTCATTTAGATATAAAAGATGAAAGTAATGCTATTCGAATTGCTCATGAATATGATGTTCGAGGGATTATACCTACCCCAATAGGAAGATATTTAACAACAGTTGGTGCAATTAATGATGCATTAAAACTCAGAGGCATAAGCCGAATATCTGCAGTTGCCTGTACTGATAAAGTTAGACAAAACAGATTATTATTTCAAAATAATATACGATGTGCTATGCAGGGATGCCATGTTACTAAGGATGACATTCTTCAATCGATATATCGAGTTGGTTTGCCCTGCATTCTAAAACCAAGATATGGGGCTGGAAGTCGAGCAGTAAAAGTTATTTCATGTGAAAATGAAATTGAAAGATTACTGCAAGAACACCTCGATGAAAGAGGAGATGATGAGACGCTAATTGAATCACTTATGCTTGGTGATGAGTATGGAGTTGATGCTTTAATTAAAGATAGCGTATTTGAATTGATTCTTGTTAGGGGAAAACGAATGACAGCATTGCCCTATAGACAAGAGTTAGAGTATCAATGCCCTGCAAATATTAGTGAATTACAATATAATAATATTTTTAATACGTTATCTTCTGCAGTTAAAGCCCTTGCTTTAGATAACTGTTTGTTACATGCAGATATCTTAGTTGAAGATAATCAATGTTATGTGATCGAGCTATCTGGTAGACCATCTGGTTATTTTTTATCTCAAAAAGTAGTGCCATATGTGACGGGTATTAACTTTTTAGAGCAAGGAATTAATATTGTTCTTGATGAAACAATAAACTTAAAATATAGCAATACAAAATATCTTGCTATTTCATTTTTAGATTTTGTGAATCATGATAGTGATCAGTTATTATCAAATGAAATATTAGAAAAATTACCTTATATTATAGAAAGTAAAGTAAACTTCGAATTTTTAAGAAAGGGAATAAAAAATGGAAGGGATGTTTATAATATTGGGTATGTATTAATCAATGGCAATAGCCATGAAGAACTTACAATAAATATACAAAAATTAAAAAAATTCTTTAATAAAGGATGA
- a CDS encoding class I SAM-dependent methyltransferase produces MEKLTEYQKSTKQKWDFEIKSHVMLYPDERIVAFVASNYGGKDNSEKKSLDIGFGSGRNLIPLLNNGFKCYGIDYSEECCVVARDVLKDFNNLEELICGSLESSNFPEEYFDTIICYGVLFLNKRSEMKTQLEIMYRILKNKGKLLVNFRADDDFLNGLGEKIDENTYIIDHRAKAYEGSIYSFSTLSDAISLLEECKFSVFKKEKIEFYKNDLSERHSWWILSVEK; encoded by the coding sequence ATGGAAAAGTTAACTGAATATCAGAAGAGCACCAAACAAAAATGGGACTTTGAAATTAAATCACATGTTATGTTGTATCCAGATGAAAGGATTGTGGCATTTGTTGCTTCAAATTATGGCGGTAAAGATAATTCTGAAAAAAAATCATTAGATATTGGTTTTGGTTCAGGTAGAAATCTAATTCCGTTATTAAATAATGGATTTAAATGCTATGGCATAGATTATTCTGAGGAGTGTTGTGTTGTTGCTAGAGATGTTCTGAAGGATTTTAATAATTTAGAGGAACTGATTTGTGGCAGTCTGGAGTCATCAAATTTTCCAGAAGAATATTTTGATACAATTATTTGTTATGGAGTCCTATTTCTAAATAAAAGAAGTGAAATGAAAACACAATTAGAAATAATGTATAGGATTCTAAAAAATAAAGGGAAATTATTGGTTAACTTTAGAGCGGATGACGATTTTCTTAATGGTTTAGGAGAGAAGATCGATGAAAATACTTATATAATTGATCACCGCGCTAAGGCATATGAGGGGTCGATATATTCGTTTTCAACCTTAAGTGATGCCATATCATTATTAGAAGAATGTAAGTTCTCAGTCTTTAAAAAAGAAAAAATTGAATTCTATAAGAATGATTTGTCAGAAAGACATTCTTGGTGGATTTTGTCTGTAGAAAAATAA
- a CDS encoding N-acetylneuraminate synthase family protein has translation MIKDNNEMISKNDKAFIVAEIGANHNNNVEDIKKTIAAAKECGVDAVKFQTYTAEELVADVDRIVITGKSGSEKSQTIAQLFNDVKLDRKHHKELFDYANSLGLIVFSTPFSVDGVRFLDALGVPCFKVASSDVNYTDMLIEIAKTKKPVIISLGKCGIDDADRAIRLLEQHGCPEIIIMHCVAQYPSPMDEMNLNIISTLKSMYPDYQIGFSDHSLGITASLGAVVLGAKVIEKHFTTDKALDGPDHWFSMDPADMKSLVNEIRNMEIALGTSRKSVLPCEVQERINSTRSLVLNRSMKKGECIKESDLAMLRPGWGISPFDKEKIIGMAINQDLSDKTVLEWKYFQSNE, from the coding sequence ATGATTAAAGATAATAATGAAATGATAAGTAAAAACGATAAGGCATTTATTGTTGCAGAGATAGGTGCTAATCACAATAATAATGTTGAAGACATAAAAAAAACTATAGCTGCGGCTAAAGAGTGTGGTGTGGATGCAGTAAAGTTTCAAACCTATACTGCCGAAGAATTAGTTGCTGATGTTGATCGTATTGTTATTACAGGTAAATCCGGTTCAGAAAAGTCACAAACAATTGCACAGCTTTTTAATGATGTAAAATTAGATCGTAAACATCATAAAGAGTTATTTGATTACGCTAATAGTTTGGGTTTAATTGTATTTTCGACACCATTTAGTGTTGATGGCGTAAGATTTTTAGACGCATTGGGAGTGCCTTGTTTTAAAGTAGCCTCCTCTGATGTCAATTATACTGACATGCTTATTGAGATTGCGAAGACTAAAAAGCCTGTCATTATATCTTTGGGTAAGTGTGGTATTGATGATGCTGATCGAGCGATTAGACTGTTAGAGCAACATGGTTGTCCAGAAATAATTATTATGCACTGTGTTGCACAATATCCATCGCCTATGGATGAAATGAACTTAAACATCATTTCAACACTTAAATCTATGTATCCTGATTATCAAATTGGTTTTTCAGATCACTCATTAGGTATAACGGCAAGTTTAGGTGCAGTGGTGCTTGGTGCTAAAGTGATTGAGAAGCATTTTACAACAGATAAAGCTTTGGATGGGCCTGATCATTGGTTCAGTATGGATCCTGCTGATATGAAAAGTCTTGTGAATGAAATCAGAAATATGGAAATAGCTTTAGGCACATCTCGAAAGTCCGTATTGCCTTGTGAAGTTCAGGAAAGAATTAATTCTACCCGTTCATTAGTTTTGAATCGTTCAATGAAAAAAGGCGAATGTATCAAAGAAAGTGATCTTGCCATGCTACGTCCTGGATGGGGAATTAGCCCATTTGATAAAGAAAAAATTATAGGGATGGCAATCAATCAAGATTTGTCTGATAAGACGGTATTAGAATGGAAGTATTTTCAGTCAAATGAATAA
- a CDS encoding glycosyltransferase family protein gives MGKVICVIQAHTTSTRLPKKVLKTLGNKIMLHHVVERVKQANQVDDVIIATTIEPEDDGIVEFCEANNIHYYRGSDKNVLERYVGAVNQFDGDIIIRITSDCPLIEPKIIDQVVNFFKENNFDYVSPSTDMGLIRGLDTEVFSADALHKAKDLACEDSHFEHVTLYMYKHPDKFNIGRPEIDDIYKDSNIRLCVDEADDFKLIEHLYHHFYNGQNIVDLAQCLQYVRENHQVRDINKNVLQKHA, from the coding sequence ATGGGCAAGGTTATTTGTGTTATTCAGGCTCATACAACGTCGACAAGATTGCCTAAAAAGGTATTAAAAACGCTCGGCAATAAAATTATGTTGCATCATGTTGTCGAGCGAGTTAAACAGGCAAATCAGGTCGATGATGTTATTATTGCGACAACAATTGAGCCAGAGGATGATGGTATTGTTGAGTTTTGTGAAGCTAATAATATTCATTATTATCGTGGTTCTGATAAAAATGTACTTGAGAGGTATGTCGGGGCAGTCAATCAATTTGATGGTGATATAATCATTAGAATTACAAGTGATTGCCCTTTGATTGAACCTAAGATTATTGATCAGGTTGTTAATTTTTTTAAAGAAAATAACTTTGACTATGTTAGTCCAAGTACTGATATGGGGTTAATCCGCGGTTTAGATACAGAGGTTTTTAGCGCTGATGCACTGCATAAGGCCAAAGATCTTGCCTGTGAAGATAGCCATTTTGAACATGTAACATTATACATGTACAAGCATCCGGATAAATTTAATATTGGCCGTCCGGAAATTGATGATATATATAAAGATAGTAATATTAGATTATGTGTTGATGAGGCTGATGATTTTAAACTGATAGAACATCTCTATCATCACTTCTATAATGGGCAAAACATTGTTGATTTAGCACAATGTCTGCAATATGTGCGTGAAAATCATCAGGTGAGGGATATTAATAAAAATGTCCTGCAGAAGCATGCCTAA